CATTTTAACTTCAAAATGATTTTCACTAATTGTTCACATCTTAAAACATATGCACTGGTAAGTCTCTTGGTGCCTTAAAAATATGGagacaccagcctgggctaccaagtgagttctaggagaggcgcaaagctacatagagaaaccctgtctcgaaaaaccaaaaaaaaaaaaaaaaaaaaagagtaaaaaaaaaaaatatggagacagagaaggatggagggaaggacaAGGAAATTTGTCAACAGTGTAACAACTGATGAATCTAGTAAGACACATAATTAGGGTAgtgggagaaaataaataaaacaattgaaCACAGAAAAGAACTCATAAAAGTAATTATTCTGAATAAGccatttaaaattacatatgtCTTTCTGGATCCATATTTTACAATATATAGAAACTACAATTTAGAGAACATTTTATGGGGAAATACCAAAAAGTCTTGGTAAAATAGGGAAGGAGACTCTTGCCTGACAAGTGAAAAGATGTGATGCTCAATCACATAGTAAGTGTGAAGACTGTAGTAGGTGCCCTTTTCTCATGAAGTAATAAAAAGAGAGTGAAAACAAGCAAAATTTGGGAGAAGGCAATTCAGCAAACGCTTCTGAATGTGTGTAACAATCACTATTGAGACTATGTAAATGCAGAAAACTCATAatccttatttctttttgtttgagaaaacagaacatcTTATAATTCACTACCTAGACTTACAAATTCTTACACTTGTATACTTCTACACTTCAACCACcagtgttcatttgtgtgtgtgtatatatatgtatatcattgtCAAATGACCGTATATAGATCATATCACATCACATATAATTACAGATGATAAATATTACATATACTTACATGATTTACCTTATGTATTTatcaaatgtatatatttatcatatatataaaatacatacataaattccACACATCATCAATCTCTCACGCCTATACAATTCTGCACACATCTGCAGGCATTTATTACAAAATCTAGGTTtattctccttctccagcagcatTCCTAGGGACATTAGCAATACTTGCCTACAACAGTGAGGCAGTTGTAGCTGTCTGCCAGGCTTAAGTATCAGAAGCACCTCTGATTCAATTGCTggtccaggtttttgttttttttttttttggtttttcgagacagggtttctctgtgtagctttgtgcctttcctggaactcacttggtagtccaggctggcctcgaactcacagagatccgcctggctctgcctcctgagtgctgggattaaaggcgtgagccactaccgcccggcttgctGGTCCAGTTTTAATAtcaatcttttaaattaaatttcttcatttactttATATCTCAATTGCAGTTTCcccaccctccactcctctcattccctccctaCATCTCACCtctgcactgctgtgggatgttctgtatggcaaatgtgttgctgattggtcaataaaacactgtttggccattggctaggcaggaagtataggcgggacaagaaggagaatatagctgggaaatggaaggctgagtcagagagacactgccagccgccatgatgagaaacagcatgtgaagatgccggtaagccacgagccatgtggcaaggtatagatttatagaaatggattaatttaagctgtaagaacagttagcaagaagcctgccatggccatacagtttgcaaccaatataagtctctgtgtttacttggtcgggtctgagcggctgtgggattggcaggtgagagagatttgtcctgactgtgggccaggcaggaaaactctagctacactgcaCCCCTTTGcctccctctctgtttctgtgtagaAAGGGACAAGACTCCCATGGGTGTCAATGaagcatggcatattaagttgaagTAGGATTAGGCATCTCCTCTTGTATTAGGGCTGGGCAAGGaaatgtactcacttataagtagatattagctataaaataaaggataaccatgttacaatccacagacccagagaggctatgTAACAAGGAGGGGTCcaaggaaggatgcatggatctcctggggaagaggaaatagaagagatctcatgAGTGGACTGGAGGTGagtggagatgggaacatgaagAATGGAGGGGGAGAGCATTGAAAGAAATGACTGAAAAGGGGGGCGTTTTGGGGTCAATCAGGATCCTGGTAaaaaggaaactcccaggaatctacaaggatgaccctagctagctaagactcctagcaatgatgGATACttagcctgaactggctatctcctgtGACTGGAGAGGGggaggcttccagtggagggattgggatccTGGCCCAGCCACACAACCTTGGACCTactgtctgtcctgcctatgggaagtatggaggggagggaggaaagagtgaCACAGAGATTGTAGGAACAGCCAACCAACGACTGGTCCAGCCTCAGACCCACACcacaagagtgagcccacccctgacactgtctGCAGCTTCAGGACCCAGAGCCTGGATaggccagagacctaggatagaaccaaacacgattggggaaaaaaatgtgaagatAATGAtgcctagtgatattctgctatgctcataatttggtgactatcccaattgttatcagagagccttcatgtacgaactggtggaaacagatgcagagacctatagCCAAGCATTgggccaagctcagggaatcctgcagaagagagggaagaagaattgtatgagccaggggtgTCAAGGACATCACATGAGAACACAAAGAAACACGTAACCTGGGCttgtaggagctcacagagtctggaccaacagacagggagcctgcatgggaccaactgAGGTCCTCCACACaagtgtgacagttgtgtagcttggtctacttgtgggactcctagcagtgggagcaagggctgtcccCAACGCATTGGCTGCCTTTGGGAGCCAATCCACactctttatttttaaacctttctagagctttactgggagagagagggaaagagggagggagggaaggagggagggaggaagagagagagcgagagcaagagagagagagagagagagagagagagagagagagagagagagagaccgcgCTGAGGAGGGAGAAAGTGCAGAAAGAGGGGAGAGCACAGAGCCCCATCCACACTCTTGATGTGCACACTGTTGCAGTGACTTTATACCTTCCCCCACGGAAGAGATGTCTACTTGTCACCCCTTGAATCTTGGTGGCTGTGCAACTTGCACTGGACACTTGAACGTGACAGAAGCAGTGATTCTTCAACCCTGTGCTTGTCATAAAAGGCTTCTCACTGGCTTGGTTTAGGGCTAAGTGAGAAACCCGGGAAACTTGTCAGTTGTAGGAAACCTAtatggaactgaagagaagaGCAGTCCACTGAGACTGAGAGGCAGCATTGTCCTGAATATATGTACAAAGGTTCCTTGAAGAGATGTGAAGCAACTCAGCAAAGACAAATTATTTTCACTGAGTTCAGGCTAAAGTAAAGcaaattttttaaatcaaagaatattcttttttttaagcttttaaaagaagcatttaattgTAGTATGtacattacaggaaacacaacacAAGAAGCCAAGAACAGCCACCCAGTCACAAGCAGCTCAGCTTGATGTGTCCTTCTAGATGCTGCAAGTATACACACATTTAGGGAACTGAGATTATACAGTATGTACCATGCTTTCTCCCACATTGTGAATATTCACCAACTAAAAACCCCATGCTACACGAGTATTTTGATAACCAAGAATATACCATGCTATCTCAATCTGTCAGACAAAATTGTAATCCTGTCTTCCTCGGCAACAAAAATTTCATAGAAGACAAAAATGGCAGCAGGTCTCTAGATAGAAGGACTGACAAAGTTACAATTAAAATTCTGCACTCCTCAatgctcagcttacaagaaaacaaagccacagACCACATGAAGTACAGCATTCCCAAGTTTATCATCAGATCTATATACTAAAATATGAGGAAGAAGGCGTGTTCCTGCTTAATAAATGTATTCCTATGGAGGAGCTGAAGATGCACCTACAGCAGGGCTTCTCAGGATGTCAGTCTCAACACAACACACTGCTGCAGATCTCGCACTGTGAGCTTCCTTCTGCCCCTCCACAGTCAGCCTAGCAACATGAATTAACTCATACTGTCCAGACATGGTTTAACAATTCTATGCTCAAGAGGAACCTTTTCTGTCAATCTGTCAGGCTATCTCTTTAACCATATGCTCTCCTTTAGGACATTTATGAATTTCAAATGTTGTGGAATGAACTTTGTGCACAAGAAACACAAGAAATGCACATATGGATCCCTGGGTACAGCATAACAGTTTTCTATATGTGATGGTCCTAGCAAAGAGCTCTTCCCTCATCCATGCTCTCCTCTGCACAACTCCAGTTCGGAATGATTCTAGTGAGAGTATTACAAAGATAACCCCCAGAAGACAGCCCTTCCAAAAGACTAGCAGGACATTTATGATGACTATCTTGCTACTTCTAACATCCTTTGGGCAGTGGGACTTATCCTCTAATACTTGGCAACATTAACTGAAACGCACACATGAACAATAGCTAGACAACCAGGAACCAACCAACAGGCATAGTACCTTACTCTGTACTATTCTTTCCCCtatccacctccaccacctggtAACAGTATCTGCTCAAAGACCAAGTTTAACGATCCCatactctggtttctcttcagatcatATAAATCTTTCACATTTTCAAAGAACATTCTTAAGTAGTTATTTATATTAAACTACTTAAGAATGGTTTCTTTACTAACTACTAACATTTTATACTATAATAAAGTATACTTATGTGAAATTTCAAAAAAATCAACTGAGGTAAATGAGTAAGACAGAAATATacaattaacatatatatatatatatacatatatataatgagtATTAGAATATCTAAGCATGCAATGAATTAAAAGTAAAACCATAAAAATTTCTAGAATCAAAGTTACTCAGTCCAGATCCctcatttcagaaaataaaaaagaaatgcatagGAAAGGGGTATGTAGTACTTGGctaacaaagcaaagcaaattcTACATCATCTCCAACACTATTATCAAGTCATGCTGCTGTTTATGTTGTAGACAAAACTTTTCTCAATGCACCTGAAAGCTCACATATATAGAAAATGCTTGAAATATAGGCTTGAACTAAAAAATGTTCACAGAAATTTGAAGGAAGCAAGCACATGGAAGATACTATGTAACAACCCTAAGAAGGAGAGCTCATCACCTGTAAATTCTCTTTCATCTCATTTTCTTTGAAACTCTGGGCCAGGGGCACAACCCCACGCTGAAGCAGGTATCGAAGTGCAATCAGGGCAGGGCTTCGCTTGTTCTTTTTGGCCACATCACAAAGAACTGGATCATTCAAGAGAACTGGAGAGTTCTGGTCCACCCTAGCAGGAAAGTAGAAATGAGCTGCTGAGGCCAAGGTTTTTGATGAGGCttcaaaacacagtagagggcaCATACTAGACTGGGCATGatggttatggataattgtcaacTGGACAAagtctagaatcatctggaagaTGGGCTTCAGGGGTGCCTGTAGGGCATTATCTCACTATGagaattgatgtgggaaggcccattTTAATTGTGACTGAAACCATTCCCCTGAGctggggatcctggactgtataaatggAGAAAGTGCTCAGATCATTAGTGATCTTCTGTCATTCTCTGCTTCTTCATTGAAATGTAAAGCGACCACTTGCTTCCAGCTCCTGACACCCTGACTTCCCTACCATTATCATCTGTAGCCTGGAACTGTGCACCATAACCAGGCCTTTCTCCCTGAAGTTTCTCTTGTACGAGTATTCTGTCAGAGTgatgggaaaagaaaataagactCCATGGCTACTCAGGAGTCCCTGAACCACCAACTTCTGCTTCACCAGGTTCTTGTAAAGAAAGATCCCTCTCTCCCTGAGAACTGAGTGTCATGATGCTAATTGACAGTCTTGCTTCAGGCATACTCTTTTTCATATTACCATTCTTTATATCGTTGTGTTCCCAGAGCACCATAAGCAACGAGAACAATGTCTTTTGATTTGCAGTAATCCAGCAGCTTACTCTGGTTTAAATAAAGATGACATTCAACCTATGAAAGAGTATGATAGAAAGATATCAGATTATATCAAATGTTCATATTATGATGAATAAAAATCATTAAAGTCAGTAAAGTATAATAAGAAAATTATATGCAATATCACCTTTGAATTTAAAAAGATCAAACAGTTGCaatttttcttgaaaggcaaaaGAACTAATTTTGGAAGATTCTGCTAATAACATTTGATTGGGCAAGTTTTTGTGTCAAAAAATAGTTAGGGGTCAGCAAGGCAGTTCACTGGGTAAAGATGCCAGCTGCTAAGCTTAATAAAATCATGAGGAAGGATCATAAGATGGTGAGAAGCATCTAAACTCCACATAAGTCCTGAATActgactgatttttattttattttattttattttattttattttattttattttattttacaatacaattcagttctacatatcagccacggattcccttgttctccccctcccgcccccctcacctttcccccagcccaccccccattcccacctcctccagggcaaagcctccccctcggactgagatcaatctggtagattcagtccaggtaggtccagtcccctcctcccaggtctaGCCatgcgaccctgcataagccccaggtttcaaacagccaactcatgcaatgagcacaggacctggtcccactgcctggatgcctcccaaacagatcaagccaatcaactgtctcacccattcaaagggcctgatccagttgggggctcctcagccattggttcatagttcatgtgtttccatttgtttggctatttgtccctgtgctttatccaaccttggtctcaacaattctcactcatataaaccctcctctttctcgctaattcgactcccagagctccacccagggcctagctgtggatctctgcatccagatccctcagtcattggatggggttccTAGtacgacaattagagtgtttggccatcccatcaccagagtaggtcagttcgggctgtctctcaacatccctaattatcagggaaatgcaaatcaaaacaactctgagataccaccttacacctgtcagaatggctaagatcaaaaacactgaagacaccttatgctggagagaatgtgaagctaggggaactctcctccactgctggtgggaatgcaagcttgtacaactactttggaaatcaatttggcactttcttagaaaattaggaatcaatcttccccaaaatccagctataacactcttgagcatatacccaaggaatgctcaatcataccacaatagCACTTGCTCActgactgatttttattttaattcaatcTTTCAACAAAATGTCCCATGCTTCCTCATTATTCCAGTTCAGGGAGAAGATCACTTTGCCCTGCCCACAAATTCTGCCTACTGgactaactttaaatttatacatTCTCCACCACTGGGGTACTAAAGTATgtccccattctcaccaatacTTTAATAGTCCAAGGTTAAATTCAGAAATTCTCATGTCTTTTGAAGCAGTGGTTCTGCTCTCAGAATCTTcttttccacaaaataaaaatcacttctACAGAGGGCAAATGGACAGATGTCAGCAGTACAGAGTGAGGAAAGCATGAGAAATGAGGAGGGAATGAGAATCCTTACCTGATTGCAGACAGGCTTGTACTTAAGTCCTGGCTTATTCAGGATTCTCTCTAACTGCTTGTGGTTAAAGTTGGACACCCCAATAGACTTGACCAATCCTGCATCCTTACACTTCTCCAATGCCTGGTGATGAGAAAGAGGTTGTGAAGAGCCATACTTGCAATTGGCTACATCAATATAAAGAGAAGATggaacagtttaaaaaaaatatgaagagtgAGACATACATTTCCTCATTGGAACACTTGCCAGTGTGTACAAGTCCCTAAGTTTGATTACAGACACAAAAAAAGGTAGGGAGGAATGTATTGCCCAGGTGATCACTGGACTTAAATATGAAGAAGTCAACATAATGGTGATATTAAGAATAAGATGCCAGACAGCAAGATAGTTCTATGACATCACTAGAAAATTCAGAATGCTATTACATAAGGTGGCAAAATAACACATATTCCTTATTATTCTGAGTGCTTCTTCACTTTCCATCCCTTACATTTTAGTAATGCATTTCTCCCCTTCTACTCCAGcaaatatgtatgcatgtaaatGAATTTCTATACTGAAGGGAAAAATGAGCTGGCTCTCCCTCCTTCTGCTTGCTCTATTGTCCTTTTGAAAGGCACTCACCTCCCACGTGACACAGAAGTCCACTGTGTCCAGTAGTACTTTTCCTTGGTCATCTATTGGAAAATCATTATCCCCTGGCTGGAAGAGAAATGTTTGTTAAATAAATCTCACAAAAACATGTGTCTCACCTATAGTAATGCTTTTAATAATGTcttgaaggagctggagagatagctcagtgattaagcttctctttcagaggacctgggttcaattctcagcacctacttGGTGGGTGACAACTGTTTGTAACTAAGTACCAAGGgtcccaatgccctcttctgtcctccaatgacaatagtgcacagacatacacacaagacaaacacccatacacattaaacaagtattttttttaaaaattttaaagtgtatcTTGGAAATAAGACAGTAAGCAGCCATAAAGTGAGTGAAGCATCATCCTATACACTGTGTTTACAAAATGTTACACATGTAGAGTTGTAAAGTTATCTTTAGGAGCCTAGTTTTGCTATATTCTCTTATGGTAATTATatgaataattaaatattttctttattacaataattttatttttaaaattataatatgattacatcatttctctccttcccttttctccctccaacatCACCAATGTTTCCCCTTGctgcctctcaaattcatggcctctctttttgtaattgttgttacataaacacacacacacacacacacacacacacacacacacacaaacatataaaattCCTGCACCTAAATAATATATTCAAATAACAATATGAGACCTGCTAATTGACCTGTATTCTTttgtccattctttttttttttttttttttttttttttggaaaaaaaagtttcctatgcACTGGGAAGCCCAGTCATTGCATGGCCTTGACCTCCACCAAAATTTATATCAATCTAGTCCCAGTATAAATAATAAGTATGAATAAATGTGGGTCCAAGGGCAGCCATGAGAGCCAAGGATGGCCAATCAGGACTGAGTGCAAGATTGATTATGATAAGAAAAGATGCAGAGAAGCCATAAAGTGTCAATGACCTTGAAGTTGATACTATCTCGGGCCACTACTGCCaccaagaaagaaaataggaGCAAGACCCAAGCAAATACCTAGTAATacaaataaatgtgaaagatATGTACATACAAGATTTTCTGGAAGTTACTTCTACTCTGTGATTCTGACAATTTCTTGGATATCTCATTTCATAATCCAGTAAACTCTTTGTAGAACCACTCAGAAGTTTAATAACATAATCTAACTATAATGAAGTTATATGAAATTATAATGGAAACTTGTCTCAACCAtccataaaaattatttccatGCCCCCATGCAAAAATATGTACATTTGACAATATAAATCACCTACTTTCATCGGCACTGGGTAATGCATAATGTAAAGATCAACATAGTCCAGTTGAAGTCTTTTCAGTGATTTTTCCAAACTAGACTGGACCAGCTCTGGCCGAAAACAAGTGCACCAAAGCTACAGAAGTTGAAGAACAGAAGTTGTGATCAATTAATAGATTGCCCAAACATGCACACTTATTTATCCTAATACTGAAATATGTTTTGTACTTGAAGGAAAGTTATAATCATTCCTTTATACCAGAATTTACTTTACTCCTACTTAACGATGTGAACtcaattatatatt
This sequence is a window from Peromyscus eremicus chromosome 5, PerEre_H2_v1, whole genome shotgun sequence. Protein-coding genes within it:
- the LOC131911432 gene encoding aldo-keto reductase family 1 member C13 isoform X2 — protein: MSSKQQFVKLNDGHFIPALGFGTYKPQEAPKSKSLEAANLAIGVGYRHIDTAFAYQIEEEVGQAIQSKIKAGIVKREDMFITTKLWCTCFRPELVQSSLEKSLKRLQLDYVDLYIMHYPVPMKPGDNDFPIDDQGKVLLDTVDFCVTWEALEKCKDAGLVKSIGVSNFNHKQLERILNKPGLKYKPVCNQVECHLYLNQSKLLDYCKSKDIVLVAYGALGTQRYKEWVDQNSPVLLNDPVLCDVAKKNKRSPALIALRYLLQRGVVPLAQSFKENEMKENLQVFEFQLSPEDMKTLDGLNRNFRYLAADFLAGHPEYPFSEEY
- the LOC131911432 gene encoding aldo-keto reductase family 1 member C13 isoform X1, encoding MSSKQQFVKLNDGHFIPALGFGTYKPQEAPKSKSLEAANLAIGVGYRHIDTAFAYQIEEEVGQAIQSKIKAGIVKREDMFITTKLWCTCFRPELVQSSLEKSLKRLQLDYVDLYIMHYPVPMKPGDNDFPIDDQGKVLLDTVDFCVTWEALEKCKDAGLVKSIGVSNFNHKQLERILNKPGLKYKPVCNQVECHLYLNQSKLLDYCKSKDIVLVAYGALGTQRYKEWVDQNSPVLLNDPVLCDVAKKNKRSPALIALRYLLQRGVVPLAQSFKENEMKENLQVFEFQLSPEDMKTLDGLNRNFRYLAADLLDSQSSNSQTSGNT